The following is a genomic window from uncultured Draconibacterium sp..
GGGGGAGAGAAAGGAGGTTAAAGCATGAGATATGCAATGGCAATCGACACTAAAAAATGTGTTGGGTGTGGCGACTGTGTAGTGGCCTGTCAAACAGAAAATAATGTGCCACATGGTTACTGCCGCGACTGGATTGTTGAACGCGTTGACGGAACGTATCCGAGTTTAAGTCTTGAATTTCGTTCAGAGCGTTGTAATCATTGCGATAATTCTCCGTGTGTGAGGTGTTGTCCAACAGGGGCAAGCCATATCGAAGAAGGAGGAATTGTTACGGTTACTCACCATAAATGTATTGGCTGTGGGGCCTGTATTCAATCGTGCCCTTACGATGCGCGTTATTCCCACCCCGATGGATATGTTGATAAATGTACGTTCTGTTTACACCGTGTTCAGAAAGGACAAAATCCGGCTTGTGTTGATGTGTGTCCTACCAGGTGTTTGTATTTTGGCGACTTGGACGATCCGAACAGCGATGTTTCGCTGGCCATCAAAGACCGTTCATGGAAAGTACTGGCACCCGAGGCCGGAACAAAACCGCAGTTGTATTTTCTAACCTAATTCGTAAAACCTGATAGAAAATGAAAGAAGAATTATTTGTAAGTGGACGAAATATACCAAACATTGATCCGTACCTCAATATATGGCATTGGCAAATTCCGCTCTACCTCTTTCTGGGAGGTTTAGCTGCAGGAATTTTATTTTTTGCAGGTTTTTATGTTGTGCGTGGAAAAGCCGATAAAATGGTGGCAACCGTAAAAATTGCACCAGTTATTGCGCCGTTGGCACTGGTAATTGGTTTGGGGGCTTTGTTCTGGGATTTAAAGCATAAGC
Proteins encoded in this region:
- a CDS encoding 4Fe-4S dicluster domain-containing protein encodes the protein MRYAMAIDTKKCVGCGDCVVACQTENNVPHGYCRDWIVERVDGTYPSLSLEFRSERCNHCDNSPCVRCCPTGASHIEEGGIVTVTHHKCIGCGACIQSCPYDARYSHPDGYVDKCTFCLHRVQKGQNPACVDVCPTRCLYFGDLDDPNSDVSLAIKDRSWKVLAPEAGTKPQLYFLT